Within the Musa acuminata AAA Group cultivar baxijiao chromosome BXJ2-9, Cavendish_Baxijiao_AAA, whole genome shotgun sequence genome, the region CAGCAGGTATGCTTGTTATTAACTGAAAGAAACACACCAATAATTATCATGCATGCTTGCATGAGTCCAAAACACTGGGTTTCTTCTTTTTTCGTCTCGGAACAAAGAGAAGGCGGGCGATGTAATGGCAGTGCTAATTGCCTGCATCGAGAGTCTCTTGTAATTAATTTCATCTTCTGAGGTCAATTAAGGTTCTCTGTTTAGGTAACAGTGGATGCCGTATCTCAGACTCTACTCGAGATATAAACCATCTTTTGGCCAATGTAGCAAAGAGGGAGTAGACTTGTGTGAAAAATGGTCCTCCACAAGATGAAACCAGCCCCATCTGCTCTCTGTTTCTGCTATCACATCATGCATGTGAGACGGTCCCCGATAGCAAACCTAATCACCTCCGATTCACCGAGAGTACGTCTTTCACGGTTCTTTCCCCTCGCTTTCAGTCTGGTCTGCTGTCATTTCTACATCGACCCTTCATCCGTAGTCATTTCTACACATCAATCAACCCTTCACTTCTCTCACTCTCACTGTGTTCTACTTTCAGCTCTTTCTGTTTTGAGACCCGACTCTCTCCCTGTTGGCTTTTGCCTCCCGCACTAGTTCTTGGAGAACGCTCCAACATAGTCTCTTCTTCCTTTGGTGGCCGAGCGTCTTTTGCAGTCACCGCTCTCTATTTTTGGTTTTTGATGGTCCTGAGGAGATGCAGGTTTCCTGTTCCTGCGATCATTCTTTGATACTCTCCTTCTTGCTTCTGCTAGTGTGAGATTATTGGGCTTCACCCACGAGGGAGGCTGTGCCTCTTCTCGACTGTCGTACACTGTGTCGCCTTGATCAATAATAGTCTCACTTCCTTGTTGGTGTCTCGTGAAGGTAGTTGCTCCTGCTCCGACCCCCTCGATGTTCCTCCCCAGATCTACTCTTTGACTTCGCTTCTTTGATTAATGTTAAACTCCTCTGCTTTCTCTTCAtgcttcttctccttctcagTTGACTGACACAGGTCTTCGCCTTGCACTCCCCTCGTCACCTAATCCTCTCGTTTCGTTATTACAGATGAGAAGAAGCACTTCTAGTTGGGCTCTTCTTCCACTCTCGCTCCTCCTTATCTTCTTCCATGTATCATCTGAAGGAGAAGTGTCCATAGCTCCCATGCAGAGGACAGAGCAAGAAGCTTTGTATTTAGTTATTCAAGACGTTGTTGGTAAACGGTGGAATGGTTCACAACTTTATCCCGACCCTTGCGGATGGACTCAAATCCAGGTACTTGCGCTTGGTAGACAATCGCCATGTCTTATTTCCTCTGTTcaaacttctttttctttccataGAACCAACTCCTTACGAGAGTTGAATCGTTTGATTCCGGTCTTCGGTTGTCATGTGAAGGCATCACTGAACTCTCCTTAGCTCGGAATTTGATTTCTGGTTTGTAGGTTGATTCTTTTCATTTAACGATGATAGTTTGATGATCGACCTTAATAATCCGATCATGGATTCTGATACAAGTCCTCCTCTCGCCATGAACGCTGACTACAGGGAGTGTCATGCGATCTGTTTGACGGGATGTGGTACGTCACCGGCCTAAGCATCGGTCCGCTCCTCGACGGCTCACTCGAATGCGCAGAGGATGCAGTGTTTAGTCCACTGCTATTCGAGTTGAAGCAACTCAGGAGGCTTTCCTTCTTGGGTTGCTTCTCTTCGCATCGCCAGACCACCATCCCCTCGCGCCACTGGGAGAAGCTAGCTGGAAGCTTGGAGACTCTGGAGTTTCGATCGAATCAAGGCCTCGTCGGTGAAGTCCCGGCCGACCTCGCTCAGCTCACAAGACTGCAGTCGCTGGTGCTTGTCGACAACTCCTTGTCTGGCGAGTTGCCACGGGAACTCGGCAATCTGGCTCGGCTCAAAAGGCTAGCGCTCGCCGGGAATCGATTCTGCGGTTACATCCCGGCTTCTCTTGGGAGCAACATGGCCGAGCTGTTGATCTTAGACCTGAGCAGGAATTCTCTGACCGGTTCTCTTCCTTCCTCGCTCGGCCATCTTGCTTCGCTCTTAAAGCTAGACCTGAGTCACAACCTCCTAAATGGGAGTATCCCATCGGAGCTCGGAAGCCTCGGGAGTCTTACTCTACTCGACCTCAGAAACAACGAGCTATCCGGTGTTCTGGCTCGGGCTCATACTCTGCACCGCATGGTCTCGCTCCAAGACTTGCTCCTCTCCGACAACCCATTGGGCGGGAGTCTATCGGAAGTCCAGTGGGAGAACCTCGCCAACCTCACCACCCTGGACCTTTCTCGTGCCAACTTAAGCGGAGCAATTCCAGAATCGATCGCGGGGTTGAAGAGATTAAGGTTCCTTGCGTTGGATAACAACCGGCTCTCCGGCAGCGTTTCCCCCAAGCTTGCGACTTTGCCTTCTCTGACTGCGCTCTATCTCAATGGCAACAATTTGACAGGGGAGCTCAGGTTCTCCGACGAGTTCTACCGAAGAATGGGGAGGAGATCCGCTTTTTGGGACAACCCATACCTCTGCCATGGTTCAGTGGGTATGCCGACAGGCGTAGAACAATGCAAACAAGCGCAGCAGACGACGTCTAATCCAGAAGACAAGGCTGCATACGATGGGAACCCCGGTAAGAGTTGGAGCATGTCGACCTCGTTTGGCTTACCGGCTTCTTCAATTAGTGCTTGGTGGGGAGTACGTGTTCGAGAGTCGGTGGTCGCGCTTCTTTTGGTCATGTTGTTGGAGACGCTCTTAATCATGCATCCATAGACAACCTTCTTTTTTTTGGCTGGTTGGGGAAGGAAACATCTCGGATGGCGCTTTGTGTCCGTCCTGCTTAACCCACGCTACAAACAACTGCCCAAAAACACTTCTTAATAGCAGTAGAGTAATTAACCCGTGTTATATAGATTGGATGGACCTCTAAACTCACGTTGTCGGTGGGCACGAGAAGCTCTTGAAGAACAACCGGTGATCGACGAGGCGGGCTGATCAAAAGCAGGCGACCGGAGCTTAATCCACTAAATCGCAGTCCGATAATTGATGAGATTATTACCTATTTCACTTTTGAAAGAACAAAACGTCAGTCATTGCTGCTAGTTCTCACTGCGTATCCCATCTTTCCGTTTAGCCCATCATCAAGAGAGAGAGAATACTCGTAGCAAACCGGATGTGGGCTTATGCAGTGATGATACCTATACCTTTGAGGATAGGATTGGGAATTCTCAAGGAGTGTTGCGGTAAGGAATGGTTTGAAGATACCAACCAAACCTTATGCAGGATGGTTGGCAAGAATATTTGATGCATGTCGACAGAGGAGTTCGGCCAATGCTAAAACTTGGCACCACTGTGGTTGGGAAAAATACCAATAGGGAAACTACACACTTGGGGGGAGTGAAGAAGGACACAAGAAATCAAGCTCAAGGAAACACCAGTACTCTGTTCTACTTAAACTGTACTGCTAAATAATCAGGCAATATTGTCGGAGTTGATAGCTAGATATACAAACGTGCAGTCACCCAATTAGCCCATTGTGCAACACTTGGAGGCTGCTGCTTTGCCAAATGCCCGGGGCTCCATCATTGGCTCTCCAGGTTGTGATCGGAGTCCGGCTGCTTTTGCATGCTCACTCCATTGTTCATTCTCGCACGGGCTTCTGCAAACATCCTCTGCTGTTCCGCCAACGCTTCTTCTTCTGTCATCTCTATACCGCCAAATTTACCACCTTTAGGTGAATCCTGCTCAGTATAGATAGAAGACAGATATATGCAaatctatatctatatatatgtacctAAAGAAACTCAAAACAAATAATGCACAGAAAATTAACCACGAACCTACCAGGGTCTCAAGCTTGTGCTGTTCGTATGCAGCATAAACTTCCTCGATGTACTCACCAAAGCCAAGAACCTGGTACATACTTTCTGTTAAAGGATAAAATAGAGTGCTAGGATACATATCGGCCTCACCAGACATGAGATAGTTTCTGTTAAGGATGCATCTCATAATACTAAAAACAAAAGTTCCAACTCTGTTGCTCATTGTACGGTGATATGTTTTAACAAAGGATAATCTGCACTGTGGTTACTTTAATGCTTAGTTTCTTGAAAAATTATACCAACAATTCTGTATGCAAGCTCAAGGAGATTAAAATGTAAAGAAAAAGGATTAAATTGGATAATCAAAAATAGGAAGAAGTTTTTTTTGTCTCCAAAGGAGCTGTCATTACTTCATTTCTTCATATTTTCAATTCTTTATAATTCTAGATACACAGCATGCAATAAATCCACGGCCAACACCCAGGACCATTTATCGAGACATTAACCAATAAGAAACTTGGTTGTTTCTGCAGGTAGAGTTTGGTCCCACATTTGCCCATGAGAGAGCGACCAAGAACATGTAGACTGAGTATTTTATGTATAGACCCATCAAATTCTTCTGTTAATGAAATAATGTCACTACAAAACCAGGACACTGGGTGGACACAAATGTAGGTAGAGGGAAGGAATTTGACCGATTGACTGAGTCATTTGACTCAGGCTGGATTGGGCTCGATATCACTCGATGTGACTGGgccaacccaggcgctcgcctaaGCCGCCTTAGGTTAAATTCACCCCATCCGAAGATTtttgaggcgctcgggcctcacctcgccttgCCTCTCCTGGGCACCTAGGTGAGCACCCGAGTACCCTGTTATAACACCGTGTAAGAGTTGCAAGTGATTTCAATCTTTTCCAAGCTACTCAATTGCCCCTTCCCTCCTATCAACAATATAGATGCACCCCAACACATGCATCTTTCTGCCCGTATATCATATTTTTCTTGCGGCCAACATGAGCTACTTGTTCTGCAGTTAATTCTTACTTTCCAAGTACCGTAAAAATTGTggtcttcaatttttttattctaaAGGAACATTTTTTCAGAAAAAATATATGTAAAATTGGACATCATGTCAAGAATATTCAACTACATTGTTGTGTCTATAAAAAGAAAAGTGCTGCTGAAATCCGAAAAGAACAAAACTTAAGAAAGGATTAAAACTCTAGCACCTAGAATCATCCATGACAAGTCAACAAAGATAGTCATACAACATTTAAATCAAAATCTTACATGCTAAAATTCTTATCATCCTAGCAAAGAATAAACCCAAGACAACATTAGAATAACTCTTTATAAATAAGAAGTGGCGATAATTCaaacagaagaaaaaaagaaaaatatatgcaGCATATATAGGAGAAAGTGTAGAACAATCAACAACCTCCAAAGCCTTGAGCACATGCTCTGGTGCAATTGTCTTTTTGTCCTCCCGATTACATACTTCATTGGACTCCGAAG harbors:
- the LOC135582357 gene encoding piriformospora indica-insensitive protein 2-like isoform X1; the protein is MRRSTSSWALLPLSLLLIFFHVSSEGEVSIAPMQRTEQEALYLVIQDVVGKRWNGSQLYPDPCGWTQIQGVSCDLFDGMWYVTGLSIGPLLDGSLECAEDAVFSPLLFELKQLRRLSFLGCFSSHRQTTIPSRHWEKLAGSLETLEFRSNQGLVGEVPADLAQLTRLQSLVLVDNSLSGELPRELGNLARLKRLALAGNRFCGYIPASLGSNMAELLILDLSRNSLTGSLPSSLGHLASLLKLDLSHNLLNGSIPSELGSLGSLTLLDLRNNELSGVLARAHTLHRMVSLQDLLLSDNPLGGSLSEVQWENLANLTTLDLSRANLSGAIPESIAGLKRLRFLALDNNRLSGSVSPKLATLPSLTALYLNGNNLTGELRFSDEFYRRMGRRSAFWDNPYLCHGSVGMPTGVEQCKQAQQTTSNPEDKAAYDGNPGKSWSMSTSFGLPASSISAWWGVRVRESVVALLLVMLLETLLIMHP
- the LOC135582357 gene encoding piriformospora indica-insensitive protein 2-like isoform X2 — encoded protein: MWYVTGLSIGPLLDGSLECAEDAVFSPLLFELKQLRRLSFLGCFSSHRQTTIPSRHWEKLAGSLETLEFRSNQGLVGEVPADLAQLTRLQSLVLVDNSLSGELPRELGNLARLKRLALAGNRFCGYIPASLGSNMAELLILDLSRNSLTGSLPSSLGHLASLLKLDLSHNLLNGSIPSELGSLGSLTLLDLRNNELSGVLARAHTLHRMVSLQDLLLSDNPLGGSLSEVQWENLANLTTLDLSRANLSGAIPESIAGLKRLRFLALDNNRLSGSVSPKLATLPSLTALYLNGNNLTGELRFSDEFYRRMGRRSAFWDNPYLCHGSVGMPTGVEQCKQAQQTTSNPEDKAAYDGNPGKSWSMSTSFGLPASSISAWWGVRVRESVVALLLVMLLETLLIMHP
- the LOC103996604 gene encoding protein Dr1 homolog isoform X1; this encodes MFSGNDTRSWVFYKGLNPGSATMFKIIKEMLPPDVRVARDTQDLLVECCVEFINLVSSESNEVCNREDKKTIAPEHVLKALEVLGFGEYIEEVYAAYEQHKLETLDSPKGGKFGGIEMTEEEALAEQQRMFAEARARMNNGVSMQKQPDSDHNLESQ
- the LOC103996604 gene encoding protein Dr1 homolog isoform X2, whose amino-acid sequence is MEPMDIVGKSKEDVSLPKSTMFKIIKEMLPPDVRVARDTQDLLVECCVEFINLVSSESNEVCNREDKKTIAPEHVLKALEVLGFGEYIEEVYAAYEQHKLETLDSPKGGKFGGIEMTEEEALAEQQRMFAEARARMNNGVSMQKQPDSDHNLESQ
- the LOC103996604 gene encoding protein Dr1 homolog isoform X3, producing MVLKRWLQICATMFKIIKEMLPPDVRVARDTQDLLVECCVEFINLVSSESNEVCNREDKKTIAPEHVLKALEVLGFGEYIEEVYAAYEQHKLETLDSPKGGKFGGIEMTEEEALAEQQRMFAEARARMNNGVSMQKQPDSDHNLESQ